In Thermobaculum terrenum ATCC BAA-798, the DNA window TTTGAGCAATGGGTAATTGAATTACTAAGGGACCTGATGCAGTCTTTGGGCTGGATCGGCGTTCTGGTGGCAATGGCTATAGAAAGCGCTAATGTACCCCTGCCATCTGAAGTTATAATGCCATTGGCTGGTTGGATGCTGATAAAAGAGCAAAACCTGCCTCTGTACTTTGTATTTTGGGCTGGTTTCTGGGGAGCTATTGGAAACACGATAGGATCTCTGACCAATTATGCTCTGGGTATTTGGGGGGGGAGGCCATTTGTCGAGAAATATGGAAGGTGGTTGCTTATAAGTAAAAGGGACCTGCACAGAGCTGAGAAGTGGTTTGATCGTTGGGGAGATAAGATCGCATTCTTTAGCAGACTTCTACCAGTGGTTCGTACTTTCGTGAGCTTTCCAGCCGGCGTGGTAAGGATGCACCCAATCAGGTTTACTATTTACACTTTTATAGGTTCTTTTATATGGTGCACTTTCTTGGCTTGGTTAGGTTACATAACAGGAGAGAACTGGGAAGTTATAAGGGCTTATATGAGACCATTCGATATACCTATCCTCATAGCTCTACTTGTGCTTTTGTTGCTTTATATAAAGCATAAGTGGTCAGAATTCAGAGAGTTTGACTTTAACAATTCTAGTTATACACCGGAAGGCGAGTAGAGGAGCCTGTAATGCCTAAGAAGAGGCGTTTACCTTTGGCCAGAATGTTATTGTCTTATAGACTCTTTAGATCCCAATCTAGGCGCGTTGGTGGCTTTGATATTTTTACGCTTCTTATAGCCCTCTTGGTAGTATATAGGACCTATAAGGCGGAAAAGCAAGCTAGGGAAAGAGAGGAAAATACTAAAACTATTGCGGAGGTGATTGGTGGCTGAGGATTGCATCTTTTGTAAGATTGCAAATAAAGAGATATCAGCTGATGAAGTTTGGCGTGACCAGGATGTGGTTGCTTTCAGGGATATAAATCCCATGGCTCCCGTGCATGTATTGGTTATTCCCGTATCTCATATTGCCTCTCTTGACCAACTGCAGGATCAATCACTAGCAGGCAAGCTTATCCTAACGGCATCAGAGCTTGCTCGAAAGCTAGATATCGATGACTCTGGTTATCGTGTTGTAATCAATACTGGACCAGAGGCGGGGCAAAGTGTCAATCACTTGCATCTGCATTTGCTTGGTGGACGCAGTATGAGTTGGCCTCCCGGCTGATATTGTTGGAGCTATTGACATATCCTATCTCTGCTGTTTATAATCACGCGTCCAACACGTTGGCCTGTAACGGCCGCGCGACTCCAGGACAGAAGGGGGGTGAAATGCGCGCATGGCCGAAGTTGTAGTAGGTGAAAACGAGAGCTTCGAGAGCGCTCTGCGTCGCTTCAACAAAAAAGTGCAGCAGGCAGGTATATTGTCTGAGGCGCGCAGACGAGAGCATTATGAGAAGCCAAGCGTGCGCCGGAAGCGCAAGGAAGCGGCTCGCAGGCGCAAGATAGAAGCCAAGCTGAAGCAGCAACAAAGCAGATAACTTGGAGGACGATTAGTAGTTGAGTATCACCGAGAGGCTTAATAACGACCTTAAGGAAGCTTTGCGCTCAGGTGATGATAATCGTAAGAGCGTGATAAGGTTACTGCTAGCTGCTTTGAAGAATCAGCAGATAGAAAATAGAGCTCCTCTGGATTACCAGCAGGAGCTCTCTGTCTTACAACGAGAAGCTAAACGTA includes these proteins:
- a CDS encoding DedA family protein, whose protein sequence is MLHGFEQWVIELLRDLMQSLGWIGVLVAMAIESANVPLPSEVIMPLAGWMLIKEQNLPLYFVFWAGFWGAIGNTIGSLTNYALGIWGGRPFVEKYGRWLLISKRDLHRAEKWFDRWGDKIAFFSRLLPVVRTFVSFPAGVVRMHPIRFTIYTFIGSFIWCTFLAWLGYITGENWEVIRAYMRPFDIPILIALLVLLLLYIKHKWSEFREFDFNNSSYTPEGE
- a CDS encoding histidine triad nucleotide-binding protein — its product is MAEDCIFCKIANKEISADEVWRDQDVVAFRDINPMAPVHVLVIPVSHIASLDQLQDQSLAGKLILTASELARKLDIDDSGYRVVINTGPEAGQSVNHLHLHLLGGRSMSWPPG
- the rpsU gene encoding 30S ribosomal protein S21, whose translation is MAEVVVGENESFESALRRFNKKVQQAGILSEARRREHYEKPSVRRKRKEAARRRKIEAKLKQQQSR